Proteins from a genomic interval of Pseudomonas silesiensis:
- a CDS encoding NYN domain-containing protein, translating into MKKIAVFADVQNLYYTVRQAYGCHFNYAALWADISKQGEIVEAYAYAIDRGDSKQQQFQQILRNLGFTVKLKPYIQRSDGSAKGDWDVGITLDIMDAADHVDEVVLASGDGDFDMLLERIIAKHGVQAVAYGVPGLTANSLIRAASRYVPIEGALLLKN; encoded by the coding sequence GTGAAAAAGATCGCAGTATTCGCCGATGTCCAGAACCTCTATTACACCGTGCGTCAGGCCTATGGTTGCCACTTCAACTATGCCGCGCTGTGGGCTGACATCAGCAAGCAGGGGGAGATCGTCGAGGCCTATGCCTACGCGATCGATCGTGGCGACAGCAAACAGCAACAGTTCCAGCAGATCCTGCGCAACCTCGGTTTCACCGTGAAGCTCAAGCCCTACATCCAGCGCAGCGACGGCTCGGCCAAGGGCGACTGGGACGTGGGCATCACCCTCGATATCATGGACGCCGCCGATCATGTCGACGAAGTGGTGCTGGCCTCCGGTGACGGTGATTTCGACATGCTGCTGGAGCGCATCATCGCCAAGCACGGGGTGCAGGCGGTGGCCTACGGCGTGCCGGGCCTGACGGCCAACTCGCTGATCCGTGCCGCCAGCCGATATGTGCCGATCGAAGGCGCGTTGTTGCTCAAGAATTGA